A single Tuberibacillus sp. Marseille-P3662 DNA region contains:
- a CDS encoding metal-dependent hydrolase family protein: MMYTLVKNGILIDGKGGQPVLEAGVLLKDNRIEAVGQVNDIKVPNENVQIVDAGGGFILPGLFDTHVHMMMEITDMRETLKTPFSYKFFQSVEYLRRTVDAGITSIRDAGFTDVGVKEAVENGLVTGPRMQISINPLTITGGHGDSWMRSGIDVTSASYPGMPSGICDGPEQVRQKVREMLRAGADIVKVHATGGVMSPTDHPEYTQFSQEELEIMVKEASFRRGAKVMAHAQGAEGVKNAVRAGIHSIEHGIFLDDEAIELMLENGTYLVPTLLAPIAVLEASQDSDDMPQHAVEKAKEVADIHRESIAKAYKSGVKIAMGTDAGVMAHGTNLRELGLMCDIGMSPMETITATTKVASECLGWDNELGTIETGKQADLIITKTNPIADIRSLENSDNIRVVIKDGNIEKDLRTSAKEIVQ, encoded by the coding sequence ATGATGTACACGCTTGTTAAAAATGGAATATTGATAGATGGTAAAGGAGGACAGCCGGTACTTGAGGCAGGAGTGTTATTGAAAGACAATCGGATCGAAGCGGTTGGTCAAGTAAATGATATTAAGGTACCCAATGAAAATGTTCAAATCGTGGATGCTGGTGGCGGTTTTATTCTTCCTGGTTTATTCGATACACACGTTCATATGATGATGGAAATAACCGATATGCGAGAAACATTGAAGACACCCTTTTCATATAAATTTTTTCAGTCAGTTGAATACTTAAGAAGGACTGTTGATGCAGGCATTACTTCGATTCGTGATGCAGGCTTCACGGATGTGGGTGTAAAGGAAGCGGTCGAGAATGGGCTGGTAACGGGACCGCGTATGCAAATAAGTATCAATCCGTTGACGATTACAGGTGGGCATGGTGATTCATGGATGCGTTCTGGTATTGATGTAACATCGGCTAGCTATCCAGGGATGCCAAGCGGCATTTGTGATGGCCCGGAACAAGTTCGCCAAAAAGTACGAGAAATGTTGCGAGCCGGGGCAGATATTGTCAAAGTGCATGCGACGGGAGGTGTCATGAGCCCTACAGATCATCCTGAATATACTCAATTTTCGCAAGAGGAATTGGAAATCATGGTCAAAGAAGCCTCATTTCGGCGTGGTGCGAAAGTTATGGCCCATGCCCAAGGTGCTGAAGGCGTTAAGAACGCCGTCCGTGCCGGTATTCATTCCATCGAACATGGCATTTTCCTTGATGATGAAGCGATTGAATTAATGCTTGAAAATGGGACCTATCTTGTTCCAACGTTGCTCGCCCCGATTGCGGTGTTAGAAGCGAGTCAAGATAGTGATGATATGCCACAACACGCGGTTGAAAAAGCGAAAGAGGTGGCCGATATCCATCGTGAAAGTATTGCGAAGGCCTATAAGTCAGGCGTAAAAATCGCCATGGGGACAGATGCAGGGGTTATGGCGCATGGAACAAATCTTCGTGAACTCGGTCTAATGTGTGATATCGGGATGTCACCGATGGAAACTATTACCGCAACCACGAAAGTTGCTTCGGAATGTCTCGGTTGGGACAATGAATTAGGAACGATTGAGACTGGTAAACAAGCGGACCTTATTATTACTAAAACAAACCCGATAGCGGATATCCGTTCCCTTGAAAACAGTGATAATATTCGTGTGGTTATAAAAGATGGAAACATAGAAAAGGATTTAAGAACGTCAGCCAAAGAAATCGTGCAATAA
- a CDS encoding amidohydrolase, with the protein MLETKIGESLVQKVKDQVVEWRRFLHQYPELSFQEEETSQFVYETLQSFGSLEVSRPTKTSVTARLVGALPGKSLAMRADMDALPIEEENEFDFASKHPGVMHACGHDGHTAMLLGAAKVLTELQEHIQGEVLFIFQHAEELQPGGAQEMVEVGVMDGIDKVIGLHLFSPVPVGQIGITYGPMTANCDTFDIQIKGQGGHASQPEAGIDPIAIGSQVLNNLQHIVSRSLDPAEKLVVSVTKFHGGTAYNVIPETVNLGGTVRSFSQDVREQTRAKIESIVKGVTEAHGASYEIDYQWGYSSVMNDSEVTQEVEDMVTEVLGSDYVLQAPPQMGSEDFSAFSQQTPGCFIGVGAGNEDKGMVHPHHHPRFTIDEDALEDGLKILVNAPFKLLD; encoded by the coding sequence ATGCTTGAAACAAAAATAGGTGAATCATTGGTTCAGAAGGTAAAAGACCAGGTTGTCGAGTGGAGACGTTTCCTGCATCAGTATCCTGAATTATCCTTTCAAGAGGAGGAGACCTCGCAATTTGTCTATGAAACGCTGCAATCATTTGGAAGCTTAGAAGTGTCTCGGCCGACAAAAACGAGTGTGACAGCACGACTGGTTGGGGCTCTTCCTGGTAAGTCTCTCGCTATGAGGGCTGATATGGATGCCCTTCCGATTGAAGAAGAAAATGAGTTTGATTTTGCTTCAAAGCATCCTGGTGTTATGCATGCATGCGGACATGATGGTCATACGGCGATGCTGCTCGGCGCTGCAAAAGTACTGACTGAGTTACAGGAACACATTCAAGGAGAGGTGCTTTTCATCTTCCAACATGCTGAAGAATTACAACCTGGAGGAGCTCAAGAGATGGTTGAGGTGGGTGTCATGGACGGGATTGATAAGGTGATCGGTCTTCACTTGTTTTCGCCAGTCCCAGTCGGTCAAATTGGCATCACTTACGGTCCGATGACAGCTAACTGTGATACATTTGATATTCAAATTAAAGGCCAAGGTGGACATGCCTCTCAGCCTGAAGCGGGAATTGATCCCATCGCTATCGGCTCTCAAGTTTTAAACAATTTGCAACACATTGTTTCACGAAGTTTGGATCCTGCTGAGAAACTTGTTGTATCAGTGACCAAGTTTCACGGGGGGACGGCATATAATGTGATTCCGGAAACCGTTAATTTGGGCGGAACGGTACGAAGTTTTAGTCAAGATGTTCGCGAACAGACGCGGGCAAAAATTGAAAGTATTGTAAAAGGTGTGACTGAAGCGCATGGCGCTTCTTATGAAATAGACTATCAATGGGGCTATAGCTCTGTGATGAATGATTCGGAAGTGACACAAGAAGTTGAAGACATGGTGACTGAAGTGCTTGGAAGTGATTACGTCTTACAAGCACCGCCGCAAATGGGAAGTGAAGATTTTTCAGCGTTTTCCCAACAAACACCAGGATGTTTTATCGGCGTTGGAGCCGGAAACGAGGATAAGGGAATGGTCCATCCTCACCATCATCCACGTTTCACTATTGATGAAGATGCCTTGGAAGATGGCCTCAAAATTTTAGTCAATGCCCCGTTTAAATTATTAGATTAA
- a CDS encoding transcriptional regulator — translation MNIRLGIIGVEDNLELIQSIANEYPEFTTFPFLHALGEEVIDILKAHQHDIDMWVFSGYYVYQIAERWGKVTQPMFYVPYTESSLYKTLYQAQYHDHINSDEISFDAFEPYQFSQIFSELDVNVNPAHLKPYAGSIDEIVEHHYRLWTEGKTKAAVTCIWMVRNELKRLGVPVFRVRPSESAISSVLNMALRTHEMLRFKNAQIAVQMLEIDTFMSLSKDMYSSDELNHFEMKHTQELLVYAKKIQGSLKTVGPGRYVIFTTRGLLSDITQDFTAVPNMEEIQQIDKDVVTCGIGLGQSAYEAEIHAGKALLHAKEKGKGAWMVHFEDKTINGPLGKPETITYSYDTKKFQTISQQTSLSVATIGKVDSILKKIGKNEITAHELSQQMQIMPRSARRILVELEKHQFAQGTGEESPNPRGRPRKIYRIQL, via the coding sequence ATGAATATTCGATTAGGGATCATCGGGGTGGAAGACAATTTGGAACTGATCCAATCTATTGCCAATGAGTACCCTGAATTCACGACTTTTCCATTTCTACACGCTCTAGGAGAAGAAGTGATAGATATACTAAAAGCGCATCAACATGATATCGATATGTGGGTTTTTTCCGGTTATTATGTCTATCAAATAGCTGAAAGATGGGGAAAGGTCACTCAGCCAATGTTCTATGTGCCTTATACCGAATCAAGCCTTTATAAAACGTTGTATCAGGCGCAATATCACGATCACATCAATAGTGATGAAATCAGTTTTGACGCTTTTGAGCCTTATCAATTCAGTCAAATTTTCAGCGAATTAGATGTTAATGTTAATCCAGCACACCTTAAACCATACGCTGGATCGATTGATGAGATTGTTGAGCATCATTACCGACTGTGGACTGAAGGAAAGACGAAAGCGGCTGTCACCTGCATATGGATGGTGCGAAATGAACTTAAACGTCTTGGTGTGCCGGTATTTCGCGTAAGGCCTTCAGAATCAGCCATCAGTTCCGTTCTTAATATGGCCCTCCGTACGCATGAAATGCTGCGTTTTAAAAATGCACAAATCGCGGTTCAGATGTTAGAGATTGATACTTTCATGAGTTTATCTAAGGACATGTATTCTTCTGATGAGCTTAATCATTTTGAAATGAAACATACACAAGAGTTGTTAGTCTATGCTAAAAAAATTCAAGGATCGCTTAAAACAGTAGGTCCCGGCCGGTATGTCATCTTTACAACACGGGGGTTACTATCCGATATTACACAAGATTTCACAGCTGTTCCAAACATGGAAGAAATTCAACAGATTGATAAGGATGTCGTGACTTGTGGAATTGGACTGGGTCAATCCGCTTATGAAGCAGAGATTCATGCAGGTAAGGCGTTACTCCATGCTAAAGAGAAAGGCAAAGGGGCATGGATGGTCCATTTTGAAGACAAAACGATAAACGGACCATTAGGAAAACCAGAAACGATCACCTATTCGTATGACACGAAGAAATTTCAAACCATTAGTCAGCAAACCTCATTAAGTGTCGCAACCATAGGCAAGGTTGATTCCATTCTAAAGAAAATCGGCAAAAATGAAATTACTGCTCACGAACTCTCCCAGCAAATGCAAATTATGCCGAGAAGTGCGCGAAGAATTTTAGTTGAGCTTGAAAAGCATCAGTTTGCACAAGGAACGGGTGAAGAGAGCCCGAATCCCCGGGGGCGGCCAAGAAAAATATATCGAATTCAGTTGTAA
- a CDS encoding galactitol-1-phosphate 5-dehydrogenase, whose product MKSLSLYDKQDIRFEESPKPVIDKSDDVIIKVKAVGICGSDISRYKKLGPYVEGMTFGHEFAGEVIDVGPDVDENIKEGARVAACPTFYCGQCESCQKGELSRCEKLTVIGARHPGAYAEYVKLPANNIIPLPDNVDYDTAALIEPSSVVAHGFYRTSIQPGAQVAVMGCGNIGLLAVQWAKIFGAKKVYAIDIDDSKLEVANKVGADVLINSLEQPAHEQINEYTSGCGVDLAVESAGAPATSAQVLSLPKKGGEVVFMGIPYADIHIQRYYFEKIVRNELKVLGSWNAISSPFPGKEWGASIHYMSTGQINVKPMISHRLHLHEGPKTFDRIINRDGSFGKVLFYPE is encoded by the coding sequence ATGAAATCTCTAAGTCTTTATGACAAACAAGATATCCGTTTTGAAGAATCACCTAAACCGGTTATTGACAAGTCAGATGATGTCATAATTAAAGTAAAAGCAGTTGGTATTTGTGGTTCAGATATATCCAGATATAAAAAATTGGGACCCTATGTTGAAGGGATGACATTTGGTCATGAATTCGCTGGAGAGGTCATAGATGTTGGACCAGATGTTGACGAAAATATTAAAGAAGGGGCTCGTGTTGCAGCCTGTCCAACATTTTATTGTGGTCAATGTGAAAGCTGTCAAAAAGGAGAATTATCACGCTGTGAGAAACTCACTGTTATTGGTGCGCGTCATCCCGGTGCCTATGCGGAGTATGTAAAACTACCCGCCAATAACATTATCCCCCTTCCAGACAATGTTGATTACGATACCGCTGCACTGATTGAGCCATCTTCCGTCGTTGCTCACGGTTTTTATCGCACAAGCATCCAGCCGGGTGCTCAAGTGGCTGTTATGGGATGTGGAAATATCGGGTTACTTGCCGTACAATGGGCCAAAATTTTCGGTGCGAAGAAAGTTTATGCGATTGATATCGATGATTCCAAACTTGAAGTCGCCAATAAAGTTGGAGCCGATGTTTTAATTAACTCATTAGAACAACCAGCTCATGAACAGATTAATGAATATACAAGTGGTTGCGGGGTTGATTTAGCTGTAGAATCTGCGGGGGCACCAGCCACATCCGCACAGGTGTTGTCTTTGCCGAAAAAAGGTGGGGAAGTCGTATTCATGGGTATTCCTTATGCTGATATTCATATTCAACGATATTATTTTGAAAAAATCGTTCGTAATGAATTAAAAGTGTTGGGCTCATGGAATGCCATTTCCTCACCGTTTCCGGGAAAAGAATGGGGAGCTTCTATTCACTATATGAGTACTGGACAAATTAATGTGAAGCCCATGATTTCACACAGACTTCATTTGCATGAAGGACCAAAAACATTTGATAGAATAATAAATCGAGATGGATCCTTTGGCAAAGTCCTTTTTTATCCGGAATGA
- a CDS encoding zinc-binding dehydrogenase: MKALVKTELGFGNLDIQDKEEPKPGKDQVKIEVKYAGICGSDIHTYEGNYKVGAPVTLGHEFSGKVVEVGAGVSEFEIGDRVTSETTFYICGECNYCQSGDYNLCHHRKGLGTQQDGGFAKYLIARKDSLHHLPDHVDDRSAAMTEPLACTHHIVAKTEINKGDVVVVIGPGPIGLFTAMVAKSRGACVLITGLTNDKVRLDKAEEVGIDYAVNTQEQDIKQLVNSLTDGYGADVVFECSGAVPAAKQGLDVLRKKGQYGQLGIFPQPDVSFDLKKIIQKEIRVVGSRSQKPADWEPSLELMNNGSVNAKALVTHEFDITQWDEAYHAIKSGEAIKVLLTPVD, from the coding sequence ATGAAGGCACTAGTCAAAACGGAACTCGGATTTGGGAATCTAGACATTCAAGATAAAGAAGAACCTAAGCCCGGAAAAGATCAAGTGAAAATTGAAGTGAAATATGCAGGGATCTGTGGATCGGACATTCATACCTATGAAGGGAATTACAAAGTTGGCGCACCTGTTACATTAGGTCATGAATTCTCTGGTAAGGTCGTTGAGGTTGGTGCAGGTGTTAGTGAGTTTGAAATAGGAGACCGTGTGACGTCAGAGACCACTTTCTATATTTGTGGAGAGTGTAACTATTGTCAATCCGGTGACTACAATCTATGTCATCATCGTAAAGGATTGGGGACACAGCAGGATGGTGGATTTGCAAAGTATTTAATTGCCCGTAAGGACAGTCTCCATCACCTTCCAGATCATGTTGATGATCGCTCAGCAGCAATGACAGAACCGCTTGCCTGTACGCATCATATTGTTGCAAAAACGGAGATTAACAAAGGGGATGTTGTTGTCGTGATTGGCCCCGGTCCAATTGGTCTCTTTACAGCAATGGTTGCTAAAAGTCGCGGTGCCTGCGTGCTAATCACTGGTTTAACCAACGATAAAGTCCGTTTAGATAAAGCAGAAGAAGTGGGCATTGACTATGCAGTGAATACACAGGAACAAGATATTAAACAACTTGTTAATAGTCTGACAGACGGTTACGGTGCAGATGTTGTATTCGAATGTTCAGGCGCAGTTCCCGCAGCAAAACAAGGGCTTGATGTATTGCGTAAGAAAGGACAATATGGTCAGTTAGGCATTTTCCCTCAACCGGATGTCTCATTCGATCTAAAAAAAATCATTCAGAAAGAGATCCGAGTTGTCGGAAGCAGGAGTCAAAAGCCTGCCGACTGGGAGCCATCCCTCGAATTGATGAATAATGGAAGTGTCAATGCAAAAGCGCTGGTCACGCATGAGTTCGATATTACACAATGGGACGAAGCCTATCATGCCATTAAAAGCGGTGAAGCCATCAAAGTATTATTAACGCCTGTTGATTAA
- a CDS encoding galactitol-specific PTS transporter subunit IIC — protein MQSFVDFIQGFLDLGATVILPIAIFLLGLLFGQKPGKAFRSGITIGVAFVGIFLVVDLLVNNLGPAAQGMVDRLGVELDVIDVGWPATSSIAWATTSVAAFIIPLGLIVNVIMLMTKMTKTMNVDIWNFWHYTFMAAMIYTISGSIIQGLIAAVVFQIVALKVADWTAPMVSDFYELPGVSIATGSTISYSPGIFLVKLLQRIPGIKNWDADPDTIQKRFGIFGESIFIGLFLGALIGFLAGYSVGEIIDIGMAMAAVMVLMPRMVKILMEGLMPISESAREWLNKHFGDRDIYIGLDAAVLLGHPAVISTALILVPITVVLAVILPGNALLPFGDLATIPFVVAFIVGAARGNIIHSVIVGTVMIALSLYIATDVASVFTQMAENAEFDMPEGSAQVSSIDQGGNLVNWLIYRLFSLFN, from the coding sequence ATGCAATCATTTGTTGATTTCATACAAGGCTTTTTAGACTTGGGGGCAACAGTCATCCTACCAATTGCAATATTTTTGTTGGGATTATTATTTGGTCAGAAACCTGGCAAAGCATTCCGGTCGGGTATAACAATTGGTGTTGCTTTTGTTGGTATTTTCTTAGTTGTAGATTTACTTGTTAATAACCTGGGACCAGCAGCACAAGGGATGGTTGACAGATTAGGAGTAGAATTAGATGTCATCGATGTTGGGTGGCCTGCGACATCTTCTATTGCTTGGGCCACTACATCTGTTGCAGCATTTATCATTCCACTGGGATTGATTGTAAACGTTATCATGCTCATGACGAAAATGACTAAGACGATGAATGTAGATATTTGGAATTTTTGGCATTATACATTTATGGCTGCCATGATATATACAATTTCAGGGAGTATCATTCAAGGTCTCATTGCAGCAGTTGTATTTCAGATTGTCGCGCTTAAAGTGGCTGATTGGACAGCACCCATGGTTAGCGATTTCTATGAGTTACCGGGTGTCTCCATAGCAACTGGAAGTACGATTTCTTATTCACCAGGCATCTTTTTAGTCAAATTACTTCAACGAATTCCTGGAATAAAAAATTGGGATGCAGATCCTGATACGATCCAAAAGCGATTTGGTATCTTTGGTGAATCAATTTTCATCGGATTATTTTTAGGTGCCTTAATTGGTTTCCTAGCAGGATACAGTGTTGGCGAAATCATTGATATTGGTATGGCAATGGCTGCCGTTATGGTTTTGATGCCACGAATGGTTAAAATTCTGATGGAAGGATTAATGCCAATATCAGAATCAGCACGTGAATGGTTAAACAAACACTTTGGTGACAGAGATATCTATATCGGCCTCGATGCAGCAGTATTGCTAGGCCATCCAGCTGTTATTTCGACAGCACTTATCCTTGTTCCAATTACCGTTGTATTAGCTGTCATTTTACCTGGAAATGCTTTATTGCCATTCGGCGACTTGGCTACGATTCCGTTTGTTGTGGCATTTATCGTAGGGGCTGCGAGAGGTAATATCATTCATTCTGTCATTGTAGGAACCGTTATGATCGCTCTTTCGCTGTATATTGCAACAGATGTTGCCTCTGTCTTCACACAAATGGCTGAAAATGCTGAATTCGATATGCCGGAAGGATCAGCACAAGTCTCCAGTATTGATCAAGGTGGTAACTTAGTGAATTGGCTCATCTATAGATTATTTAGTTTGTTTAATTAG
- a CDS encoding PTS sugar transporter subunit IIB encodes MKKKQVLVACGAGIATSTVVNGAIEEMAKEHDLKLDLVQIKIAEVGSYVDTADLLVTTAKTKKDYPFPVINAQSFLTGIGTENTKKQILEELLK; translated from the coding sequence ATGAAAAAGAAACAAGTATTAGTCGCATGTGGAGCGGGTATTGCAACATCGACAGTTGTTAATGGTGCCATTGAAGAAATGGCTAAAGAACATGATCTTAAATTAGATTTAGTCCAAATTAAGATTGCTGAAGTAGGAAGCTATGTGGACACTGCGGATTTATTAGTAACGACAGCCAAAACTAAGAAGGACTATCCTTTTCCGGTTATTAATGCCCAATCATTCTTAACAGGTATCGGGACTGAAAATACGAAAAAACAAATACTTGAGGAACTACTGAAATAA
- a CDS encoding PTS sugar transporter subunit IIA gives MSGLYFDESVILLDIECTTKEDVLTKMGRNLVDKDLVKDSFIHAIISREEEFPTGLPTAGVSIAIPHTDVEHVNRKAISMGVLKNTVDFGVMGDDSGTAPVKLVFMLAMDEPHSQLSLLQELMQVFHNEDTLKYLVSEKDKTNIKHLLEQKLDFFALKGDAYK, from the coding sequence ATGAGTGGATTATATTTTGATGAGTCTGTCATTCTGCTAGATATAGAATGTACCACAAAAGAAGACGTTTTAACCAAAATGGGTCGTAACCTAGTGGATAAAGATCTTGTGAAAGACAGTTTTATTCATGCCATTATCTCAAGAGAAGAAGAATTTCCAACAGGACTTCCAACAGCAGGGGTTTCTATAGCGATACCACATACCGATGTAGAACACGTCAACAGAAAGGCAATCAGTATGGGTGTTCTAAAAAATACTGTTGATTTTGGTGTCATGGGTGATGACAGTGGGACGGCACCTGTGAAATTGGTATTTATGCTAGCGATGGATGAACCTCATTCACAGTTATCCTTATTACAAGAATTAATGCAAGTTTTCCATAATGAAGACACCTTGAAGTATTTAGTCAGTGAAAAAGATAAGACAAATATCAAACATCTGTTAGAACAAAAATTAGACTTTTTTGCACTTAAAGGAGATGCTTACAAATGA